The Sesamum indicum cultivar Zhongzhi No. 13 linkage group LG1, S_indicum_v1.0, whole genome shotgun sequence genome includes a window with the following:
- the LOC105162425 gene encoding calcium sensing receptor, chloroplastic, whose amino-acid sequence MALRASSAVRPPSLQLSPPQTPPKSVILPPKVNSLSLPATAILPLFALFAAPHEARAEILPKEQIVSSLTQVESAIDQLQELGSNFFSTASQVVGAVADAVKPALPILQQAGDEAVKIASPLVSEASKKAQEAIQGSGIDTQQVVTAAKTVADAAQQTTKMIDEAKPIATSTVETISSAEPAVILGAGGALVIAYFLLPPVFSAISFSFRGYQGELTPAQTLDLMCTKNYIMIDIRSEKDKDKAGIPRLPSSAKNKLISIPLEELPNKLRSLVRSVKKVEAELVALKISYLKKINKSSNIVILDSYSDSAKIVAKTLTKLGFKNCWIVTDGFSGSKGWLQSRLGTDSYNLSFAQVLSPSRVIPAAARRFGTSSSTKLLPGGSD is encoded by the exons ATGGCCCTCAGAGCTTCATCCGCTGTGCGTCCACCGTCTCTTCAACTGTCTCCGCCGCAGACTCCGCCCAAGAGCGTTATTCTTCCTCCTAAAGTCAACTCTTTATCACTGCCAGCTACTGCTATTTTGCCTCTCTTTGCTCTCTTTGCAGCTCCCCATGAGGCTAGAGCTGAAATCTTGCCCAAAGAACAGATTGTCTCTTCTCTCACTCAG GTGGAGTCGGCAATTGATCAGCTTCAAGAATTGGGATCGAATTTTTTCAGCACCGCCAGCCAAGTTGTTGGAGCAGTGGCGGATGCTGTGAAGCCTGCATTGCCTATCTTACAGCAAGCTGGAGATGAGGCTGTGAAGATAGCTTCTCCTCTGGTTTCAGAGGCTTCTAAGAAAGCCCAAGAAGCCATCCAGGGTTCTGGAATTGACACTCAGCAAGTGGTAACTGCAGCTAAG ACAGTTGCTGATGCAGCTCAGCAGACAACAAAGATGATTGATGAGGCCAAACCCATAGCCACTTCCACTGTTGAAACCATATCATCAGCAGAACCTGCTGTAATTTTGGGGGCTGGTGGTGCATTAGTAATTGCATATTTCTTACTTCCTCCTGTCTTTTCCGCCATTTCCTTCAGCTTTCGAGGTTACCAAG GTGAGCTAACTCCCGCTCAAACCTTGGATCTCATGTGCACAAAGAACTACATTATGATTGACATAAGGTCAGAGAAGGATAAAGACAAGGCTGGCATTCCTCGCCTTCCATCCAGTGctaaaaacaaattgatatCAATCCC ATTGGAAGAATTACCAAACAAGCTCAGAAGTCTTGTCAGAAGTGTCAAGAAAGTAGAAGCTGAATTGGTGGCATTGAAGATCTCTTATCTAAAGAAGATCAACAAAAGTTCCAACATCGTAATATTGGACTC GTACTCTGATTCAGCTAAAATAGTAGCTAAGACGTTGACTAAACTTGGGTTCAAGAATTGCTGGATTGTGACTGATGGCTTCTCCGGAAGCAAAGGCTGGTTGCAGAGCCGCTTAGGAACTGATTCGTATAATCTATCTTTTGCACAAGTGTTATCACCATCGAGGGTTATTCCTGCAGCAGCTAGACGATTCGGAACATCTAGCTCAACGAAGTTGCTGCCTGGCGGCTCTGACTAA
- the LOC105162451 gene encoding nuclear transcription factor Y subunit B-7: MKRERDNEDEGPQIGQNSPFRISLESACPNTTNINDHNSTLSATHSTNANAGGIRATATTNNNISNKEQDRFLPIANVGRIMKKVIPGNGKISKDAKETVQECVSEFISFVTGEASEKCQREKRKTINGDDILWAIMTLGFEDYVNPLKLYLTKYREIEGEKLNVPKQQRPEQHEQKQPDMPYNSVYSSTNMMSQPSFVSGDPPFPLPFTQTSIPKILPQQNQFDWNW; this comes from the coding sequence ATGAAAAGAGAGAGGGACAATGAAGATGAGGGGCCTCAAATTGGGCAAAATAGCCCCTTTAGAATCAGCCTAGAAAGTGCATGTCCCAACACAACCAACATCAACGATCACAACTCCACCCTCTCCGCTACCCATTCTACCAATGCCAATGCCGGCGGCATCAGGGCCACCGCCACTACCAACAacaatattagtaataaagaACAAGATCGGTTTCTCCCCATAGCCAATGTGGGTCGGATCATGAAAAAGGTTATTCCTGGGAATGGCAAAATCTCCAAGGATGCGAAAGAGACCGTTCAAGAATGTGTGTCGGAGTTCATCAGCTTTGTGACGGGAGAAGCCTCCGAGAAATGCCAACGTGAGAAGAGGAAGACCATCAACGGAGATGATATTCTTTGGGCCATTATGACTCTTGGCTTTGAAGATTATGTAAATCCACTTAAACTTTATCTTACCAAGTACAGAGAGATAGAAGGAGAGAAGCTTAATGTTCCAAAACAACAGCGTCCGGAACAACATGAGCAGAAGCAGCCAGACATGCCatataatagtgtatattcTTCGACAAATATGATGTCTCAGCCGTCTTTCGTGTCGGGTGATCCGCCATTTCCATTGCCTTTCACTCAAACTTCAATCCCCAAAATTTTGCCTCAGCAAAACCAATTCGATTGGAATTGGTAA
- the LOC105162456 gene encoding probable methyltransferase PMT26 produces the protein MALGKYSRVDGRRTSSGYCSTVSIVVVVALCLVGVWMMTSSSTVPGQNSDVSQENNNGVKAHVAESNDQNNNDSNNERNKGAVDENHSSEEGNLKQFEDNPGDLPEDATKGDNNVTPNQEEKNDKSEDAEKITEEKEEEKSEEKSEDEKKEDGEERKEDTTTESENGDEKKEDEDSTVVKNDSEAGETNVNNFDDNEKTSEEISGEKDGEKEEGKIVENKKDDESDQGSTAKKENSSEVFPSGAQSELLNESTTENGAFSTQATESKKEKEAQKSSLGENQNGNSWKLCNTTAGPDYIPCLDNLAAIRKLSSTKHYEHRERHCPENPPTCLVPLPEGYQRSIEWPTSREKIWYHNVPHTKLAAVKGHQNWVKVSGEYLIFPGGGTQFKNGALHYIDTIQQSVPEIAWGKRSRVVLDVGCGVASFGGFLFERDVLTMSLAPKDEHEAQVQFALERGIPAISAVMGTKRLPYPGRVFDIVHCARCRVPWHAEGGKLLLELNRLLRPGGFFVWSATPIYQKLPEDVEIWEAMKKLTQAMCWEVVSITKDELNGVGIAVYRKPTSNECYEQRSQNDPPLCQDSDDPNAAWNVPLQACMHKVPIASSERGSQWPEQWPARVDKVPYWLSSSEVGVYGKPAPEDFAADYAHWKRVVKKSYLNGLGINWSTVRNVMDMRAVYGGFAAALRELNLWVMNVVPIDAPDTLPIIYERGLFGIYHDWCESFSTYPRTYDLLHADHLFSKTKNKCNFKAVVSEVDRILRPEGKIIVRDTVETISELENLFKSLQWEIRMTYSKDNEGLLYAQKTMWRPKEEEIVTYAIA, from the exons ATGGCTTTAGGAAAATATTCTAGAGTTGATGGTAGGAGAACATCATCGGGCTACTGTTCGACAGTGTCTATTGTAGTTGTTGTAGCCCTTTGTTTAGTTGGGGTATGGATGATGACGTCATCATCTACAGTCCCTGGTCAGAACTCGGATGTTTCACAGGAGAACAACAATGGGGTGAAGGCACATGTTGCTGAGAGCAATGATCAAAATAACAATGACTCCAACAATGAGAGAAACAAGGGCGCGGTCGATGAGAATCATTCGAGCGAGGAGGGAAACTTGAAGCAGTTTGAGGATAACCCAGGTGACTTGCCTGAGGATGCCACCAAAGGGGACAATAATGTGACTCCAAATCAGGAGGAAAAGAATGATAAGTCAGAAGATGCGGAAAAGATCACTGAGGAGAAGGAGGAAGAGAAATCGGAGGAGAAGTCTGAggatgaaaagaaagaagatggggaagaaagaaaggaagataCAACAACTGAGTCGGAAAATGgagatgaaaagaaagaagatgaGGATTCTACAGTGGTGAAGAATGACTCTGAAGCTGGAGAGAccaatgtaaataattttgatgacAATGAGAAAACATCTGAAGAAATTTCAGGTGAAAAAGATGGGGAGAAGGAAGAAGGTAAAATAGTGGAGAACAAGAAAGATGATGAATCAGATCAAGGTTCCACTGCGAAAAAGGAAAATTCCAGTGAGGTATTTCCTTCTGGGGCTCAATCAGAGCTTTTAAATGAATCAACAACCGAAAATGGAGCATTTTCAACTCAGGCAACAGAGtcgaagaaagagaaagaagccCAAAAATCTTCCCTAGGAGAGAATCAAAATGGTAACAGTTGGAAACTGTGCAACACCACTGCTGGGCCAGATTACATTCCATGTCTTGATAATTTGGCAGCAATAAGGAAACTTTCGTCAACTAAACACTACGAACATAGAGAGAGGCACTGTCCAGAAAATCCTCCTACATGCCTTGTTCCGCTACCTGAAGGATATCAACGCTCAATAGAGTGGCCTACAAGCCGGGAAAAG ATTTGGTACCACAATGTTCCCCACACGAAGCTTGCAGCAGTTAAAGGACACCAGAATTGGGTTAAAGTTAGTGGTGAATACCTGATCTTCCCTGGTGGTGGCACCCAGTTTAAGAATGGTGCTCTACATTACATTGACACCATACAACAG TCTGTGCCTGAAATCGCCTGGGGAAAACGCAGCCGAGTTGTTTTGGATGTTGGCTGTGGGGTTGCTAGCTTTGGGGGCTTTCTCTTTGAAAGAGATGTACTGACCATGTCATTGGCTCCAAAAGATGAACATGAAGCTCAGGTTCAATTTGCACTTGAAAGAGGAATCCCAGCTATATCTGCTGTTATGGGTACTAAGAGACTTCCATATCCTGGGAGAGTTTTTGATATTGTGCATTGTGCACGTTGTAGGGTGCCTTGGCATGCTGAAG GTGGTAAGCTACTCTTGGAGCTGAACCGTCTACTGAGGCCCGGTGGTTTCTTTGTTTGGTCTGCTACTCCCATTTACCAGAAACTTCCAGAGGATGTTGAGATCTGGGAAG CCATGAAGAAACTGACACAAGCAATGTGCTGGGAAGTTGTTTCTATCACCAAGGATGAACTCAATGGTGTAGGAATTGCAGTATATCGCAAGCCTACTTCGAATGAGTGCTATGAACAAAGGTCACAAAATGATCCTCCACTCTGCCAAGACTCTGATGATCCAAATGCTGCCTG GAATGTGCCTTTACAAGCTTGTATGCACAAAGTGCCCATTGCTTCATCAGAACGTGGGTCTCAATGGCCAGAGCAGTGGCCTGCTCGGGTGGACAAAGTACCTTACTGGTTGTCGAGTTCCGAGGTTGGAGTTTATGGAAAACCAGCTCCAGAAGATTTTGCTGCAGACTATGCACACTGGAAACGTGTAGTAAAGAAGTCATATCTAAATGGACTGGGAATAAACTGGTCCACAGTGAGGAATGTCATGGACATGCGAGCTGTCTATGGAGG ATTTGCCGCTGCTCTGAGAGAATTGAATTTGTGGGTTATGAATGTTGTACCTATAGATGCTCCTGATACACTACCCATAATCTACGAGCGAGGTCTCTTTGGAATTTATCATGACTGGTGCGAGTCCTTCAGTACTTACCCAAGGACATATGATCTTCTCCATGCTGATCATTTATTCTCGAAGACTAAAAACAA GTGTAATTTCAAGGCTGTAGTCTCAGAGGTTGATCGAATTTTGAGACCTGAAGGAAAGATCATCGTCCGCGACACTGTTGAGACAATTAGCGAACTTGAGAACTTATTCAAATCTTTGCAGTGGGAGATCCGCATGACGTACTCCAAGGACAATGAAGGACTATTATACGCCCAGAAAACCATGTGGCGTCCTAAAGAGGAAGAGATAGTTACATATGCCATTGCTTAA
- the LOC105162466 gene encoding U-box domain-containing protein 26-like has product MDGVEMIVPPLFRCPISLDLFKDPVTLSTGQTYDRSCIEKWLAAGNSTCPVTMQKLQDLSMVPNHTLRHLIDEWLQFNTQVEAHDCIELTENDTCIATMKQIIESDESTLETKLQVLEKVHCLSQELPLRNSCLLKLDFFGLLLELVFRNTESLNLRFAEKALVCALKLMPFSDIRTINILKQESKQAVFVSLFQQGSMSIKKSLCLMVEAISSSVQELCEKLGMSVQLVQGLVHLLQHKSEAGIRAVSGLALMERNRENLAREGAVEGLIDYLSTAEIHKRSLAPMAMSTIENLLSVPTAKDVIINHPSGVKAIVKMVFRVSDHQGSESAVNSLLLICSDSKSAREKAIVDGVLTQLLLLLQSQCNGRIKTKARMLLKLLRSMWNE; this is encoded by the coding sequence ATGGATGGTGTGGAAATGATCGTCCCGCCCTTATTCAGGTGCCCCATAAGTCTAGACTTGTTCAAAGATCCAGTCACTCTATCCACAGGCCAAACCTATGACAGATCCTGCATAGAGAAATGGCTGGCTGCTGGGAATTCGACGTGTCCTGTCACAATGCAGAAGCTACAAGACCTGTCGATGGTGCCTAATCACACGCTTCGCCATCTGATCGACGAGTGGCTCCAATTCAATACCCAAGTTGAGGCTCATGATTGCATTGAGCTAACTGAAAACGATACTTGTATTGCCACGATGAAGCAAATTATCGAGTCAGATGAATCCACATTGGAAACCAAGCTTCAAGTACTGGAAAAGGTCCATTGCTTGTCCCAAGAGCTGCCACTCAGGAATTCTTGCTTGCTCAAATTGGACTTCTTTGGACTACTCTTGGAACTAGTTTTCAGAAACACAGAAAGCTTGAATTTGAGATTTGCTGAGAAAGCACTTGTCTGTGCTTTAAAGTTGATGCCTTTTAGTGACATAAGGACTATCAACATATTGAAACAAGAGTCCAAACAAGCAGTGTTTGTTTCTCTGTTTCAACAAGGGAGCATGTCCATCAAGAAAAGCTTATGCCTTATGGTGGAGGCAATTTCATCATCAGTTCAAGAGCTCTGCGAAAAGCTTGGTATGTCTGTCCAACTTGTGCAAGGACTCGTCCATCTACTTCAGCACAAATCTGAGGCCGGGATCAGAGCGGTATCCGGACTAGCGTTGATGGAACGGAACCGTGAAAATCTAGCAAGAGAAGGTGCAGTAGAGGGGCTGATAGACTACCTATCCACTGCCGAAATCCACAAGAGAAGCTTAGCACCAATGGCAATGTCCACAATTGAGAACCTTCTATCAGTTCCCACAGCGAAAGACGTGATCATCAATCACCCCTCTGGTGTTAAAGCAATTGTGAAAATGGTGTTCAGAGTATCAGACCATCAAGGCAGTGAAAGTGCCGTAAATTCGCTACTTCTGATATGTTCAGATTCAAAAAGTGCAAGGGAGAAGGCCATTGTTGATGGGGTCTTGACTCAACTTTTGCTGCTGCTTCAGAGCCAGTGCAATGGTAGAATCAAAACTAAGGCAAGAATGCTGCTAAAATTGCTTAGATCAATGTGGAATGAGTAA
- the LOC105162474 gene encoding nascent polypeptide-associated complex subunit beta: MNVEKLMKMAGSVRTGGKGTMRRKKKAVHKTTTTDDKRLQSTLKRIGVNAIPAIEEVNIFKEDVVIQFINPKVQASIAANTWVVSGSPQTKKLQDILPQIIHQLGPDNLENLKKLAEQFQKQVPAAGAGAATGSTVAPEDADDDEVPDLVPGETFEAAAEEGNTHTS; this comes from the exons ATGAATGTGGAAAAGCTAATGAAGATGGCCGGTTCAGTCCGCACCGGCGGGAAGGGTACAATGAGAAG AAAGAAGAAGGCTGTTCACAAGACCACCACGACAGATGACAAAAGACTTCAAAGCACCTTGAAGAGAATAGGAGTGAATGCAATACCTGCAATTGAGGAAGTCAATATATTCAAGGAGGATGTCGTTATCCAGTTTATTAACCCTAAAG TTCAAGCATCAATTGCGGCCAACACTTGGGTTGTTAGTGGTTCTCCTCAAACCAAGA AGTTGCAAGACATTCTTCCTCAAATTATTCACCAATTGG GTCCAGATAACTTGGAGAATTTGAAGAAACTAGCAGAACAGTTCCAGAAGCAGGTCCCTGCTGCTGGTGCTGGTGCCGCTACTGGTTCTACTGTGGCACCTGAGGATGCCGATGATGATGAGGTGCCAGACCTTGTCCCTGGCGAGACATTTGAAGCTGCTGCTGAGGAGGGCAACACCCACACTTCTTAA
- the LOC105162485 gene encoding basic transcription factor 3-like: MNVEKLMKMAGSVRTGGKGTVRRKKKAVHKTTTTDDKRLQSTLKRIGVNAIPAIEEVNIFKEDVVIQFINPKVQASIAANTWVVSGSPQTKKLQDILPQIIHQLGPDNLENLKKLAEQFQKQAPAAGAGAAAGSTVAPENADDDEVPDLVPGETFEAAAEEGNTHTS, translated from the exons ATGAATGTGGAAAAGCTAATGAAGATGGCCGGTTCAGTCCGCACCGGCGGGAAGGGTACAGTGAGAAG AAAGAAGAAGGCCGTTCACAAGACCACCACAACGGATGACAAAAGACTTCAAAGCACCTTGAAGAGAATAGGAGTTAATGCCATACCTGCAATTGAGGAGGTCAATATATTCAAGGAGGATGTAGTTATCCAGTTTATTAACCCTAAAG TTCAAGCGTCAATTGCTGCCAACACTTGGGTTGTTAGTGGTTCTCCTCAAACAAAGa AGTTGCAAGACATTCTTCCTCAAATTATTCACCAACTGG GTCCAGATAACTTGgagaatttgaagaaattagcAGAACAGTTCCAGAAGCAGGCCCCAGCTGCTGGCGCCGGTGCAGCTGCTGGTTCTACTGTTGCACCAGAGAatgctgatgatgatgaggtgCCAGACCTTGTCCCCGGCGAGACATTCGAAGCTGCTGCTGAGGAGGGCAACACCCACACGTCTTAA